A DNA window from Alkalibacter saccharofermentans DSM 14828 contains the following coding sequences:
- a CDS encoding TetR/AcrR family transcriptional regulator, whose amino-acid sequence MAVYKTGEKSRNKIIETCKELFYLNGYKNTTYKDICEKADSNPGLINYYFKTKKKISEIIYGNFYVDIKTAVENYMIKNYGEYDLQVGTCLEILIFTDLAENDENMNRFYYEMCLEGVEYDMKVFKYFFRLHVDKYKLPITEDQIRLIWVANISIGIGIAKKHIEGYLQIPKEELFDFRIRTMYNSMGIGNEKIDDILKRTYEIYKDMKVTLKDYFVISLDRK is encoded by the coding sequence ATGGCTGTTTATAAAACTGGTGAAAAGTCCAGAAATAAGATAATCGAGACTTGCAAAGAACTGTTTTATCTTAACGGTTACAAAAATACGACCTACAAAGACATATGTGAAAAGGCAGATAGCAATCCTGGCCTTATAAATTACTATTTTAAGACCAAGAAAAAAATTTCTGAGATCATTTATGGAAACTTTTACGTAGATATAAAGACAGCAGTGGAAAACTACATGATAAAAAATTACGGGGAATACGACCTTCAGGTAGGCACATGTCTTGAGATACTCATATTTACCGACTTGGCTGAAAACGATGAAAACATGAATCGCTTTTACTACGAGATGTGTCTTGAGGGTGTTGAATACGATATGAAGGTATTTAAGTATTTTTTCAGGCTGCACGTAGACAAGTATAAACTGCCCATTACCGAAGACCAGATTCGACTGATTTGGGTAGCCAATATATCAATAGGAATAGGCATCGCAAAAAAACATATCGAAGGTTACCTTCAAATCCCAAAGGAAGAGCTTTTTGATTTCAGGATAAGGACCATGTATAATTCAATGGGAATAGGCAACGAGAAAATAGATGATATACTAAAGCGCACATACGAGATCTATAAAGACATGAAGGTCACTTTAAAAGATTATTTTGTAATAAGCTTGGACAGGAAATAG
- a CDS encoding sodium-dependent transporter: MDQRSEFSSKIGFILAAAGSAVGLGNIWRFPYLAAKYGGGLFVLIYIFFITTFGYAIMTSEIAIGRKTRLSPIGAYESLDKKYKFLGVIAVLVAALIVPYYSVIGGWIIKYLVVFLTGGYMIASQDGFFIDFITSPLEPVLWQAAFVFIAAAVVLKGIKDGIEKANRILMPVLIILSLGIGVYAMTLPGAVEGLKYYMIPDFSRFSVEGVLAALGQMFYSLSLAMGIMITYGSYLNKGDDIKKSVKQIEIFDSGVAILAGFMIVPAVFAFSGGSEEALSAGPGLMFITLPKVFESMAFSSLIGSTFFLMVLFAAITSGISLMEVVVSTICDKYEISRNKSVLLTTLFVIVMGIPSSLGNGIWSGFTLLDLPILDFFDFVTNAVLMPIGALLMCLFIGYRLKADVILNEMQLESDMKSRRFYTFMIKYVAPVFIVAVLLSSVLSTFGVITI; this comes from the coding sequence ATGGATCAAAGAAGTGAATTTTCAAGCAAAATCGGATTCATCCTGGCAGCTGCAGGATCTGCCGTAGGGCTTGGAAACATATGGAGGTTTCCGTATTTGGCGGCAAAATACGGAGGAGGGCTTTTTGTACTTATATATATTTTCTTTATAACGACTTTCGGTTATGCTATCATGACATCTGAAATAGCTATCGGAAGGAAGACCAGGTTAAGTCCTATAGGGGCGTATGAAAGCTTGGATAAAAAGTATAAATTTTTAGGAGTCATAGCTGTTTTGGTAGCTGCCCTCATAGTTCCTTATTACAGCGTAATAGGAGGCTGGATAATAAAATATCTTGTGGTATTCTTGACGGGTGGATACATGATAGCTTCACAGGATGGTTTTTTCATCGACTTTATCACAAGTCCCCTGGAACCGGTTCTTTGGCAGGCGGCTTTTGTGTTTATAGCGGCGGCTGTAGTTCTTAAGGGCATAAAGGACGGGATAGAAAAAGCCAACAGGATTTTGATGCCTGTACTTATAATTTTGTCTTTGGGAATCGGAGTGTATGCCATGACCCTGCCGGGTGCGGTGGAAGGGCTAAAATATTACATGATTCCTGATTTTTCACGATTTTCAGTGGAAGGAGTTCTTGCTGCCTTGGGGCAGATGTTTTATTCCCTATCGCTGGCCATGGGAATAATGATTACTTACGGATCCTATTTGAATAAAGGCGATGACATAAAAAAATCGGTAAAGCAGATCGAGATCTTCGACTCGGGTGTTGCGATCCTCGCAGGATTTATGATAGTCCCCGCGGTATTTGCATTTTCCGGGGGAAGCGAAGAGGCTCTAAGCGCTGGACCGGGGCTGATGTTCATTACGCTTCCAAAGGTCTTTGAGAGCATGGCGTTCAGTTCATTGATAGGCAGCACTTTTTTCTTGATGGTTTTGTTCGCTGCCATTACCAGCGGCATATCTTTAATGGAGGTAGTTGTTTCCACGATTTGTGATAAATATGAAATATCCAGAAACAAGTCCGTACTTCTCACTACCCTGTTCGTAATAGTAATGGGCATACCTTCTTCTCTTGGAAACGGGATATGGAGCGGCTTTACGTTGCTGGACTTGCCTATTTTAGATTTTTTTGATTTTGTCACAAATGCAGTACTCATGCCTATCGGAGCTCTTCTGATGTGCCTTTTCATTGGATATAGGTTGAAAGCGGATGTTATCTTAAATGAGATGCAGCTTGAATCGGATATGAAAAGCAGGAGGTTCTACACATTCATGATAAAATACGTGGCTCCTGTATTCATAGTAGCAGTTCTGTTAAGCTCAGTATTGTCTACATTCGGTGTTATAACAATTTAA